One genomic window of Cheilinus undulatus linkage group 7, ASM1832078v1, whole genome shotgun sequence includes the following:
- the barhl2 gene encoding barH-like 2 homeobox protein — protein sequence MEASSGSSFGIDTILSGASNSANPALMNGDFRTADFRSQATPSPCSEIDTVGTAPSSPISVTMEHPADAHLVQDSLQHHHHLHNAAQSLPLSPQQQQPLAGAGCAPRTATSSFLIKDILGDSKPLAACAPYSTSVSSPHHTPKPESATAPDAFRPKLEQDENRSKLDKRDEIQSEMKCNGTKEEGDREISSSRDSPPMRTKKPRKARTAFTDHQLNQLERSFERQKYLSVQDRMDLAAALNLTDTQVKTWYQNRRTKWKRQTAVGLELLAEAGNYSALQRMFPSPYFYHPSLLGTVDSTTAAAAAAAMYSSMYRTPSTPHPSLQRPLVPRVLIHGLGPGGQPALNPLSNPMPGTPHPR from the exons ATGGAAGCATCCAGCGGGTCGAGTTTTGGGATAGACACTATTTTATCCGGCGCGTCAAACTCCGCCAACCCCGCGCTCATGAACGGAGACTTTCGGACGGCGGATTTCAGGAGCCAGGCGACCCCGTCACCATGCTCGGAGATAGACACTGTGGGAACGGCCCCCTCATCCCCCATCTCGGTCACCATGGAGCACCCGGCCGATGCGCATCTGGTCCAGGACAGCCTTCAGCATCACCACCACCTCCACAACGCGGCGCAGAGTCTGCCGCTGTcgccgcagcagcagcagcctctcGCCGGGGCCGGTTGCGCCCCGAGGACTGCCACCTCCTCGTTTCTAATCAAAGACATTTTAGGAGACAGCAAACCGCTGGCAGCCTGCGCACCTTACAGCACCAGTGTATCCTCACCGCACCACACACCAAAACCAGAAAGTGCCACGGCTCCGGACGCGTTCAGGCCCAAGTTGGAGCAAGACGAAAACAGAAGCAAGTTGGACAAAAGAGACGAAATACAGAGTGAAATGAAATGCAACG GGACTAAAGAAGAGGGAGACCGGGAGATctccagcagcagagacagTCCTCCGATGCGCACGAAAAAGCCTCGTAAAGCACGGACAGCCTTCACCGACCACCAGCTCAACCAGCTGGAGAGGAGCTTCGAGCGACAGAAATACCTCAGCGTGCAGGACCGCATGGACCTGGCCGCGGCTCTCAACCTGACGGACACACAAGTCAAGACCTGGTACCAAAACAGACG GACGAAGTGGAAGAGGCAAACGGCGGTGGGATTAGAGCTCCTGGCTGAAGCAGGAAACTACTCGGCCTTACAGAGAATGTTCCCGTCGCCATATTTCTACCACCCGAGCCTGCTGGGCACCGTGGACAGCACGACGGCAGCCGCGGCGGCCGCAGCCATGTACAGCAGTATGTACCGGACTCCTTCCACGCCGCACCCCAGCCTCCAAAGACCTCTGGTCCCCAGGGTGCTCATTCACGGCCTTGGGCCGGGGGGGCAACCGGCACTAAACCCCCTCTCTAACCCCATGCCCGGCACACCGCATCCGCGGTAA